From the Hylaeus volcanicus isolate JK05 chromosome 4, UHH_iyHylVolc1.0_haploid, whole genome shotgun sequence genome, one window contains:
- the LOC128874937 gene encoding dedicator of cytokinesis protein 1 isoform X2 produces MEWVQVKEHPGIAIHNFTHGTPYTLPLTVGEVIYISQECGDWYYGRSKCKGVSGIFPKSYIHMQQSINTDCLIHEITNVLREWGHHWKHLYVIHSEHFHTMKQQILELIGYRSKILSGTLTVDELKDMKRLATARIDTGNQLLGMDMVVRDDQGNVLNPEETSTIRLYYHHETAAERIRKAANDTKKKPSKPQTPVYSHIFFVSVRNFVCKMAEDVELLLTLYDGREMKAITENYVVSWSKEGLARDIDQLHNLRVLFTDLGSRDLARDKVYLACYVIRVGGMEAKDIDHRRSSVAQNNQKAKSTENMRRPFGVAAMDITLYITGKLDGDVDHHHFIPFVHCEKESLDGVLRRILSQKETNVQKSGNGGSSNSTGGQGLWASLKLLRGDPKQVRDENPHLVLGNVAIARKMGFPEVILPGDVRNDLYLTLISGEFNKGSKSTDKNVEVTVKVCNESGIPIPGVMTLGGGASPIDEYRSVIYYHEDKPRWCETFKIAIPIEEFKQAHLKFTFKHRSSNEAKDKSEKPFALSYVKLMQRNGTTLQDIQHELLVYKLDQKKYEETDISYLKLPSTKGELVELNIEKKPTLGALTLSSKDNFLIATNICSTKLTQNVDLLGLLNWGSHNTLKESLIALMKVDGEEVVKFLQDVLDALFNILMSNSDSDFYDDMVFECLLYIIGLVSDRKYQHFQPVLDLYISESFSATLAYKKLIAVLRKRIDNATNNDGQERDILLKTMKSLQYCMRFIVESRLLFTELNQDEEEFSQTLTELLKSIVELMRHETDSTLLVQGACLKYLPTTIPHLLRVYSGKQLSTILTDLLVTLPAGRLTKQKMMTVNDIVHSPLFLNAECRAILLPRITILVRDLLEAKEEGLSSTPGKSVAKVARLLGENRHRLNQHRGYSEEVELCVKILSDILELTFRKDIGSTMQDVKEIMLTALRTIIQTVISMDRENPLVGNLVSVMLAIFRQMTQHHYEIYINHFGTKFDLLDYLMEILLVFKDLVSKSVFPGDWCDMIMLQSSIILKSLRYFSGTIRDYFFTDFEQQAWSNFFHCAIAFLTQPVLQLETFTPSKRNRIVSRYNDMRRETAFEIRSMWFNLGQHKILFVPALVGAILEMALIPESELRKATIPIFFDMMQCEYYSSRIVEGYGDTKRDPAHIKANFTEYENEMIAKLDILVEGGRGDEQFRLLWIQVMGNLCEKHSTMREQGLRFVDTVAKLMERLLQYRDIIHAESQEHRMLCIVNLLEFYSEINRKEMYIRYVNKLCELHLECDNYTEAAYSLKLHSQLLAWSDQPLPPLLRSHRYLLCQTHRELKEALYNDMIKYFDKGKMWECALAVCKELVAQYEEETFDYSQLSVLLTRMAKFYDSIVKQLRPEPEYFRVAYYGRGHPAFLQNKVFIYRGKEYEHLSDFCSRTLNQLPNAEQMYKLSPPTPEILESNHQYVQINKVDPLMDEKRHRLSGKPITAEAVLRYHRVNDVQRFRFSRPAPKKDLISAMINSGDKEKDNNEFASLWLERTVLVTSHPLPGILRCFPVTSSDTYLVSPLRNAIETMEATNTALRDLIVAHKADHSLPVNPLSMKLNGILDPAVMGGIDNYEKAFLNPEYRNSHPEESSDLLKLEGLIAEQIPLLGVGVQVHKACAPPQLTLLHQRLEQCYATMRSQVESKYGKRTCDLQIETLTQTVTMRRPQPSRGDNHRLSESNIINSDCGTHSRVSSLTRSQVATFKSLASFNFNNSTPSSGAQNVGLSRNASIRSHILSTASLQKALGSPSPGTNKKKDSKRRSSRKSDSAASTKSDQPTSQWYTTTEVSHSTSTPITPLISSYPSTPIFELRQELTPKRPLRSEVEKERRISNRLSGQSQHYLRNVNNGMDSSSLGKGNRDSIGTTDSTASEDDPPPPLPIKTREADYCNLPEESPVAHCGTGSLNNLNRPLGNWSKNKLPTPTDDLDVQTKPPTPPPKPKRPPYSLNKLMLPSGDVDNFSQDPSVT; encoded by the exons ATGGAATGGGTGCAGGTTAAAGAACATCCAGGAATAG CCATTCATAATTTTACACATGGGACCCCCTATACTCTGCCATTAACAGTTGGGGAAGTGATATATATATCACAGGAGTGTGGAGATTGGTACTATGGACGTAGTAAATGTAAAGGGGTCAGTGGGATATTTCCTAAATCCTATATACACATGCAACAGTCTATAAATACGGACTGTTTGATACATGAAATCACTAATGTTTTGAGAGAATGGGGACATCATTGGAAGCATCTATACGTG ATACATTCAGAACATTTCCATACaatgaaacaacaaattttggaattaataGGGTACAGGAGCAAAATTTTAAGTGGCACATTGACAGTGGATGAATTGAAAGACATGAAACGATTAGCAACAGCTAGGATCGATACTGGTAATCAATTATTGGGCATGGATATGGTTGTTAGAGATGATCAAGGAAATGTTCTTAATCCAGAAGAAACAAGTACAATTCGGTTGTATTATCATCATGAAACAGCTGCGGAAAGGATAAGAAAGGCAgcaaatgatacaaaaaagaaGCCTTCGAAACCACAAACACCTGTATACTCGCATATCTTCTTTGTTAGTGTAAGGAATTTTGTATGCAAAATGGCAGAAGATGTAGAATTATTACTGACTTTATACGATGGCCGTGAAATGAAAGCAATCACAGAAAACTACGTAGTATCATGGAGTAAGGAGGGACTTGCTCGAGACATAGATCAACTTCACAACCTCCGAGTTTTATTTACCGATCTTGGCTCTCGAGATTTAGCCAGGGACAAAGTTTATTTAGCTTGTTATGTAATTAGGGTAGGTGGTATGGAAGCTAAAGATATTGACCACCGTCGCTCGAGTGTTGCGCAAAATAATCAAAAAGCGAAAAGCACTGAAAACATGAGAAGACCGTTTGGTGTAGCAGCAATGGACATTACTTTATACATTACTGGCAAACTTGACGGAGATGTAGATCATCatcattttattccatttgtcCA CtgtgaaaaagaaagtttagaTGGCGTATTACGTAGAATTCTTTCTCAAAAAGAAACTAATGTTCAGAAAAGTGGCAATGGCGGTAGTAGTAACTCTACTGGTGGTCAAGGGTTGTGGGCtagtttaaaattacttaGAGGAGATCCGAAACAA GTACGCGATGAAAACCCTCATTTGGTACTTGGTAATGTTGCTATTGCAAGGAAAATGGGATTTCCAGAAGTTATATTGCCAGGTGATGTGAGGAATGATTTATACCTCACGTTAATTAGCGGTGAATTTAATAAAGGATCGAAATCTAcggataaaaatgttgaagttaCG GTTAAAGTATGCAATGAATCTGGTATACCCATACCAGGTGTTATGACACTGGGTGGCGGAGCCTCGCCGATCGACGAATACCGTAGCGTTATTTATTACCACGAGGATAAACCTAGATGGTGTGAAACATTTAAGATTGCTATTCCTATTGAAGAGTTTAAGCAAGcccatttaaaattcacattCAAGCATCGCAGTTCGAATGAAGCAAAAGACAAATCCGAGAAACCTTTTGCTTTAAGTTATGTAAAATTGATGCAACGTAATGGGACTACATTGCAAGATATACAACACGAACTACTAGTCTATAAATTAGAtcagaaaaaatatgaagaaactGATATTTCGTATTTGAAACTGCCATCAACGAAGGGGGAATTG gttgaattaaatattgagAAAAAACCAACATTGGGGGCACTTACTCTAAGTTCTAAAGATAATTTTTTGATAGCAACCAATATTTGTTCGACAAAACTTACACAAAATGTAGACTTACTAGGCTTATTAAACTGGGGATCGCATAACACTTTAAAAGAATCTTTAATTGCTTTAATGAAAGTCGATGGCGAAGAAGTAGTTAAATTTTTACAG gacGTTTTGGATgctttgtttaatatattaatgagTAATTCGGATAGTGATTTTTATGATGATATGGTATTTGAATGtctattgtatattattgGCCTTGTATCTGATAGAAAATATCAGCACTTTCAACCAGTATtagatttatatatttccGAGAGTTTCTCAGCGACACTCGCTTACAAAAAGTTGATTGCAGTATTACGTAAACGTATAGATAATGCCACTAATAACGACGGACAAGAGCGTGATATACTTCTTAAGACAATGAAAAGTCTCCAATATTGCATGAGATTCATTGTCGAATCTCGTCTTTTATTCACTGA GCTGAATcaagacgaagaagaattttCTCAAACCTTAACAGAATTATTGAAATCTATTGTTGAACTCATGAGGCACGAAACAGACAGTACCTTATTAGTTCAAGGAGCTTGCCTTAAATATTTACCAACTACCATACCTCACTTGTTGCGAGTGTATAGTGGTAAACAGTTGAGCACAATTTTGACTGACTTATTAGTTACCTTACCAGCAGGAAGATTgactaaacaaaaaatgatgaCGGTGAACGACATTGTTCATAGTCCTTTGTTTCTAAATGCAGAGTGTAGAGCAATTCTGCTTCCTAGGATTACTATTTTGGTTCGAGATTTACTGGAAGCTAAAGAGGAG GGGCTGTCAAGTACGCCTGGAAAAAGCGTGGCGAAGGTAGCCAGGCTGCTCGGCGAAAATCGACATCGACTCAACCAGCACCGCGGCTATTCTGAAGAG GTAGAATTATGTGTCAAGATTTTGTCTGATATCTTGGAATTAACGTTTAGAAAAGATATAGGAAGTACAATGCAAGATGTGAAAGAAATAATGCTTACAGCCCTGAGGACTATAATACAGACTGTTATATCAATGGATAGGGAAAATCCATTGGTTGGCAATTTAGTTTCAGTTATGTTAGCAATATTCAG ACAAATGACACAACACCATTATgagatttatataaatcacTTTGGAACTAAATTCGACTTGCTCGATTACCTGATGGAGATATTGTTAGTATTCAAGGATTTAGTTTCAAAGAGCGTGTTCCCGGGGGACTGGTGCGATATGATTATGCTCCAGAGCAGTATCATTTTAAAATCCCTCCGTTATTTTTCGGGTACCATTAgggattatttttttactgaCTTCGAACAACAAGCGTGGTCTAACTTTTTCCACTGTGCAATTGCATTTTTGACTCAACCTGTTTTACAATTAGAGACGTTCACACCATCGAAACGCAACCGCATTGTTTCGCGTTACAATGATATGCGCAGGGAGACAGCGTTCGAAATACGATCCATGTGGTTCAATCTAGGGCAACATAAGATATTGTTTGTTCCTGCTTTGGTTGGGGCTATATTAGAAATGGCTCTAATTCCGGAAAGCGAATTGAGGAAAGCAACCATACCTATATTTTTTGATATGATGCAGTGCGAATATTATAGTTCACGCATTGTCGAAGGATATGGCGATACAAAAAGAGATCCTGCCCATATAAAAGCCAATTTTACggaatatgaaaatgaaatgattgcAAAATTAGATATTTTGGTCGAGGGAGGAAGAGGTGACGAACAATTCCGTTTACTTTGGATTCAAGTAATGGGCAATCTTTGTGAGAAACACTCGACTATGCGGGAACAAGGATTACGTTTCGTTGATACAGTTGCTAAACTTATGGAACGGCTATTGCAATATCGTGATATTATTCATGCTGAGTCTCAGGAACATAGAATGTTGTGTATTGTAAACTTGCTAGAATTTTactctgaaataaatagaaaggAAATGTATATCAGATATGTAAACAAGCTTTGCGAATTGCATTTGGAATGCGACAATTATACGGAAGCAGCATATTCTCTGAAACTTCACAGTCAATTATTAGCTTGGAGTGATCAACCGTTGCCACCACTTTTAAGGTCacatagatatttattatgtcAAACGCATCGTGAATTGAAAGAAGCGCTGTACAACGATATGATCAAATACTTTGATAAGGGTAAAATGTGGGAATGTGCACTCGCAGTATGCAAAGAATTAGTTGCACAATACGAAGAAGAAACATTTGATTATTCACAACTTTCCGTGCTGTTAACACGCATGGCTAAGTTTTATGATTCCATAGTAAAGCAATTAAGACCCGAGCCTGAATATTTTAGAGTTGCATACTACGGCCGAGGACATCCTGCCTTTTTACAGAATAAGGTATTCATTTATCGAGGAAAGGAATACGAACACCTCAGTGACTTTTGCTCGCGAACTTTGAATCAATTACCAAATGCAGagcaaatgtataaattatcgCCTCCTACACCAGAAATATTAGAATCCAACCATCAATACGTCCAAATTAACAAAGTAGACCCGTTGATGGATGAAAAAAGACATCGACTCAGTGGGAAACCTATAACAGCAGAAGCGGTATTAAGGTATCACCGAGTGAACGATGTTCAGCGTTTCCGATTTTCGAGACCAGCGCCAAAGAAAGATTTAATCTCGGCTATGATAAATTCTGGCGACAAGGAAAAAGATAATAATGAATTTGCTTCGTTGTGGTTGGAGAGGACAGTTCTAGTCACGAGTCATCCTTTGCCAGGCATTCTCAGATGTTTTCCTGTTACGTCTAGCGATACCTATTTGGTCAGTCCTCTTCGTAACGCGATCGAGACAATGGAAGCTACGAACACTGCCTTGAGAGATCTGATCGTAGCGCATAAAGCTGATCATAGTCTTCCAGTGAATCCGCTCAGCATGAAACTTAATGGCATATTGGATCCAGCGGTGATGGGTGGTATAGATAATTATGAGAAAGCCTTTCTTAATCCTGAATACAGGAATTCTCATCCGGAAGAAAGTTCCGATCTTCTGAAATTAGAAGGGTTAATTGCTGAACAAATTCCGTTGTTGGGTGTCGGTGTGCAAGTTCACAAAGCTTGCGCTCCCCCTCAATTAACGCTGCTTCATCAACGTTTGGAGCAATGTTATGCTACAATGCGATCCCAAGTGGAGTCGAAATATGGAAAGAGA ACATGTGATTTGCAAATTGAGACATTGACTCAAACTGTTACAATGCGAAGACCACAGCCATCGAGAGGCGACAATCATCGTTTATCCGAatcgaatataataaattcaga CTGTGGAACTCACTCCAGGGTATCCTCTCTTACAAGATCCCAAGTTGCAACGTTCAAGTCGCTCGCatcattcaattttaacaaCAGTACACCCTCGTCTGGTGCTCAGAACGTCGGTTTATCAAG GAACGCGTCAATACGTTCGCATATCTTATCAACGGCTTCCCTACAAAAGGCATTGGGAAGTCCTAGTCCAGGaacgaataagaaaaaagattcAAAACGAAGAAGCTCGCGAAAAAGTGATTCGGCTGCTTCCACAAAAAGTGATCAACCGACCAGTCAGTGGTACACCACGACCGAAGTATCGCATAGTACATCAACTCCTATTACTCCATTGATATCCAGTTATCCTAGTACACCGATATTCGAACTTCGTCAGGAG CTAACGCCAAAGCGTCCTCTAAGATCAGAGGTAGAAAAGGAAAGACGAATAAGCAATCGCTTATCTGGGCAATCTCAACACTATTtgagaaatgtaaacaatggAATGGATTCAAGTAGTTTAGGAAAAGGGAACAGGGACAGTATCGGTACAACAGACAGTACAGCATCTGAAGACGATCCACCGCCCCCTTTACCCATAAAAACACGCGAAGCTGATTATTGCAATCTTCCAGAGGAATCACCTGTTGCCCATTGCGGGACAGGTagtttgaacaatttaaatcGACCTTTAGGTAATTGGTCGAAAAACAAGCTTCCAACACCTACAGATGATCTTGACGTTCAAACAAAACCACCTACACCGCCGCCAAAACCAAAAAGACCACCATACAGCTTAAACAAACTTATGCTTCCTTCTGGCGATGTAGACAATTTCAGTCAAGATCCGTCCGTAACTTGA